One region of Drosophila kikkawai strain 14028-0561.14 chromosome 2R, DkikHiC1v2, whole genome shotgun sequence genomic DNA includes:
- the LOC108078114 gene encoding uncharacterized protein isoform X11 has protein sequence MSDPGDNIADKEGNTRLLAESTPDLSGRHIDENFNAEALSTTSGSSIEPRSDCSLTDHEIGLDNGKSQSLQADLERESVLSDYIAAHMVPLPDFSASVTESEEDIGSISSSMIGDGNWEDNWLFKKKRSSVTPSSTGMLVPAPKENIRAQIGDKTADEVSDLSEMGSDAEDSSLDLLRSNDLNDRLLSKHLIGGQNTKLVLDELVDRTSLTSHTLPEEHEPAFTETTNAFVVSPPAVPSVAPPPMIFQDDSLNEELTHTPIADQLSTESHYSDDSEPSTACETFNGDGDSEQEFVSQTVLVLDEHRSQNTNTNSNSTLHSNLHRPLTLTNNPPSGSRRTNGKLTNGSLKWSGSYTTDLSHGGPPAAPQDGVAAEDDDVVLLRRFVPGSIAEREVKKWYNAVEMPNNPYAPEALKQRISGTQERYMDVPNISPSAEQKALASALTENTDPPSPQTDYKRYSRDYYINNAPKDSTGVVRATAASSFVDQRRSAGEDVEDIVINEAQKASQAATEQDQPLESVYKALPVQVLDESLDSQSNPSLHSLQTTTTTTSDESDTVRIYDFNKQETTVIRAAPASEQPQHPNSSTSSSMESAQSASPSVSSIDSSVSKKRERPVVLQFGPGDSAPTIGSPASTPTRGSTPPAFRFLQPKRRLIDPSQVLSVDEDDVPEPPTPAAERPVIEVELGHAMPSVKALAQAFLLTSKHTQPQRRWRQVRLAAPPDAPNKPGTSLPKRHRLEHAVSMAEVADESTIASDLSSLETDPSLHSEGNPPIASPASPVPVRHGFLRSNIAFFENLKFK, from the exons ATGTCAGATCCAGGGGATAAT ATTGCGGATAAGGAAGGGAATACAAGGCTTTTGGCAGAGAGCACGCCGGACTTGAGTGGTCGCCACATTGACGAGAATTTCAATGCCGAGGCGCTGAGCACTACGTCCGGAAGTTCAATAGAACCACGCAGCGATTGCAGCCTTACTGATCATGAAATCGGACTGGAT AATGGCAAATCCCAATCCCTGCAGGCCGATTTGGAGAGGGAATCTGTCCTCAGTGATTATATAGCCGCGCACATGGTGCCACTACCTGACTTTTCAGCTTCCGTTACCGAGTCCGAGGAAG ATATTGGATCCATCTCCTCGAGCATGATCGGAGACGGAAACTGGGAGGACAACTGGCTCTTTAAAAAGAAGCGCAGCTCGGTCACTCCAAGCAGCACTGGCATGCTTGTGCCGGCACCCAAAGAGAATATCCGGGCCCAGATTGGTGACAAGACCGCTGACGAGGTTAGCGATCTGTCCGAGATGGGCTCAGATGCTGAGGACAGTTCTCTTGACCTGTTGCGCAGCAACGACCTTAATGATCGTCTGCTGAGCAAACACCTGATTGGTGGTCAAAACACAAAGCTTGTCCTAGACGAGCTGGTGGATCGCACCAGCCTCACATCCCACACATTGCCAGAGGAGCACGAGCCGGCGTTTACGGAGACAACTAACGCATTTGTGGTGTCTCCACCAGCCGTGCCATCCGTCGCGCCACCTCCCATGATATTCCAGGATGATTCTTTAAATGAGGAGTTAACTCACACTCCCATTGCAG ATCAATTAAGTACAGAGTCGCATTATAGCGACGACAGTGAGCCCTCCACTGCCTGCGAGACCTTCAACGGAGATGGTGACTCAGAGCAGGAGTTTGTTAGTCAGACGGTTTTAGTCCTGGACGAGCATCGGTCCCAGAATACTAACACTAACTCTAACAGCACCCTGCACTCTAACTTGCATCGTCCCCTAACCCTAACTAACAACCCTCCTTCGGGTAGCAGACGCACTAACGGAAAACTAACAAATGGTTCCCTAAAATGGTCCGGTAGCTACACTACCGACCTGTCACACGGTGGCCCACCGGCTGCCCCACAAGACGGTGTTGCCGCCGAAGATGATGATGTTGTACTCTTGCGGCGATTTGTGCCAG GTTCAATTGCCGAGCGCGAGGTGAAGAAATGGTACAATGCCGTCGAAATGCCAAACAACCCATACGCTCCCGAGGCCCTGAAGCAGCGCATCAGTGGTACGCAAGAGCGGTACATGGACGTGCCAAATATCAGTCCCAGTGCAGAGCAAAAGGCTCTGGCCTCAGCACTCACTGAAAACACGGACCCTCCGTCGCCCCAAACGGATTACAAGCG GTACAGCCGCGACTACTACATAAATAACGCCCCCAAAGACAGCACGGGAGTTGTGAGGGCCACTGCCGCCAGCTCCTTTGTGGATCAGCGGCGAAGCGCTGGTGAGGACGTCGAGGACATCGTGATCAACGAG GCTCAAAAAGCAAGCCAGGCTGCCACAGAGCAGGACCAGCCACTGGAGTCGGTGTATAAAGCCTTGCCAGTTCAGGTCCTGGACGAGTCCTTAGACTCCCAGTCGAATCCCTCGTTGCACTCGCTGCAAACGACGACCACTACAACCAGCGATGAGTCCGACACGGTGCGCATCTACGATTTTAATAAGCAGGAAACGACGGTTATCAGGGCTGCTCCAGCCTCGGAGCAGCCACAGCATCCCAACAGCTCCACCTCATCGTCCATGGAGTCCGCACAGAGTGCTTCGCCTTCTGTGTCCTCCATCGACTCATCTGTCTCGAAGAAACGGGAACGACCTGTGGTCCTCCAGTTTGGGCCGGGGGACTCGGCGCCCACCATAGGTTCCCCTGCCAGTACACCCACTCGGGGATCCACACCTCCAGCTTTCAGATTTTTGCAGCCCAAACGCCGCCTCATCGATCCCAGTCAGGTTCTGTCAGTCGACGAAGATGATGTG CCGGAACCACCCACTCCTGCGGCGGAGAGGCCGGTCATCGAAGTTGAATTGGGCCATGCCATGCCATCCGTGAAGGCTCTGGCCCAGGCGTTCCTCCTGACCAGCAAGCACACGCAACCCCAGCGCAGGTGGCGGCAG GTAAGACTCGCTGCCCCGCCAGATGCACCCAATAAGCCAGGGACCTCATTGCCTAAACGTCACAGACTGGAGCACGCTGTCTCCATGGCTGAGGTAGCGGATGAGTCCACGATTGCCTCGGACCTTTCATCGCTCGAAAC cGATCCATCTTTACACTCCGAGGGCAATCCACCCATAGCCTCGCCAGCGAGTCCTGTGCCCGTGCGGCACGGCTTCCTCCGGAGCAATATTGCTTTCTTTGAGAATTTAAAGTTCAAGTGA
- the LOC108078114 gene encoding uro-adherence factor A isoform X10 has product MEPAATEGGISQAAVDAVDSVPPVEQIPETQTVKPAAPLEIASDVEPPAPVEIIPESQSTVMEPAATEGGISQAAVDAVDSVPPVEEIPETQTVEPAAPQEIASDVEPPAPVEIIPESQSTVMEPAATEGSISQSELEAVDSVSPVEVIPETQTVEPAALFKVLPDVELIAAPETTICQNVLTAVDPVSPVEVISETQSVDPSAILTVSSEVDPPAPVDIILESQSTDVELAATEKAISEAKLIAVASVELASETHSVDIFTAVLPEKLRQTEVVAREPSTSKEILPKTESVDLEPSEPGEVDKEAQLGNVVPEAQSIVARLEDVLPVKSASEEAPHTIQELISETLSLQEEESVAEKTDPEGQTIAVLSKLSPSEVPTNDQQIINTGDQLSEKCITEPAKPVVDPHFERNSSIDSLKSDCSALGSIAEREVKKWYNAVEMPNNPYAPEALKQRISGTQERYMDVPNISPSAEQKALASALTENTDPPSPQTDYKRYSRDYYINNAPKDSTGVVRATAASSFVDQRRSAGEDVEDIVINEAQKASQAATEQDQPLESVYKALPVQVLDESLDSQSNPSLHSLQTTTTTTSDESDTVRIYDFNKQETTVIRAAPASEQPQHPNSSTSSSMESAQSASPSVSSIDSSVSKKRERPVVLQFGPGDSAPTIGSPASTPTRGSTPPAFRFLQPKRRLIDPSQVLSVDEDDVPEPPTPAAERPVIEVELGHAMPSVKALAQAFLLTSKHTQPQRRWRQVRLAAPPDAPNKPGTSLPKRHRLEHAVSMAEVADESTIASDLSSLETDPSLHSEGNPPIASPASPVPVRHGFLRSNIAFFENLKFK; this is encoded by the exons ATGGAGCCCGCAGCAACAGAAGGAGGTATTTCTCAGGCTGCAGTAGACGCAGTGGATTCTGTTCCTCCAGTAGAACAAATTCCTGAAACACAAACAGTCAAACCTGCGGCGCCCTTAGAAATTGCATCTGATGTGGAACCTCCCGCACCTGTCGAAATCATTCCTGAATCACAATCTACCGTTATGGAGCCTGCAGCAACAGAAGGAGGTATTTCTCAGGCTGCAGTAGACGCAGTGGATTCTGTTCCTCCAGTAGAAGAAATTCCTGAAACTCAAACAGTCGAACCAGCGGCGCCCCAAGAAATTGCATCTGATGTGGAACCTCCCGCACCTGTCGAAATCATTCCTGAATCACAATCTACCGTTATGGAGCCTGCAGCAACAGAAGGAAGTATTTCTCAGTCTGAATTAGAAGCCGTGGATTCTGTTTCTCCAGTGGAAGTGATTCCTGAAACACAAACTGTCGAACCTGCGGCGCTCTTTAAGGTCCTTCCTGATGTGGAGCTTATCGCAGCGCCAGAAACAACTATTTGTCAGAATGTTTTAACCGCTGTTGATCCTGTTTCACCAGTCGAAGTGATTTCGGAGACACAATCAGTTGATCCTTCGGCAATCTTAACGGTTTCTTCTGAGGTTGATCCTCCCGCACCTGTTGATATCATTCTTGAATCACAATCGACTGATGTGGAACTtgcagcaacagaaaaagcAATTTCTGAGGCTAAATTAATTGCTGTTGCATCTGTGGAATTAGCTTCTGAAACACATTCAGTCGATATCTTTACTGCAGTTTTACCAGAAAAATTACGCCAAACTGAAGTAGTCGCAAGAGAACCTTCTACGTCTAAGGAAATCTTACCTAAAACAGAATCTGTTGACTTGGAACCTTCTGAGCCTGGGGAAGTAGACAAGGAAGCTCAATTAGGTAATGTTGTTCCTGAAGCACAATCAATCGTAGCGAGACTAGAAGATGTTCTCCCAGTTAAATCTGCCAGTGAGGAGGCTCCTCACACGATACAGGAACTCATTTCTGAAACATTATCTTTACAAGAGGAGGAATCTGTCGCTGAGAAAACAGATCCAGAAGGACAAACCATCGCAGTGCTTTCAAAACTATCGCCGTCTGAAGTACCAACAAACGATCAGCAAATAATCAATACAGGAGACCAGTTAtcagaaaaatgtataacgGAGCCTGCAAAACCTGTAGTGGATCCTCATTTTGAAAGGAATTCATCTATAGACTCCTTAAAGAGTGACTGCTCCGCTCTAG GTTCAATTGCCGAGCGCGAGGTGAAGAAATGGTACAATGCCGTCGAAATGCCAAACAACCCATACGCTCCCGAGGCCCTGAAGCAGCGCATCAGTGGTACGCAAGAGCGGTACATGGACGTGCCAAATATCAGTCCCAGTGCAGAGCAAAAGGCTCTGGCCTCAGCACTCACTGAAAACACGGACCCTCCGTCGCCCCAAACGGATTACAAGCG GTACAGCCGCGACTACTACATAAATAACGCCCCCAAAGACAGCACGGGAGTTGTGAGGGCCACTGCCGCCAGCTCCTTTGTGGATCAGCGGCGAAGCGCTGGTGAGGACGTCGAGGACATCGTGATCAACGAG GCTCAAAAAGCAAGCCAGGCTGCCACAGAGCAGGACCAGCCACTGGAGTCGGTGTATAAAGCCTTGCCAGTTCAGGTCCTGGACGAGTCCTTAGACTCCCAGTCGAATCCCTCGTTGCACTCGCTGCAAACGACGACCACTACAACCAGCGATGAGTCCGACACGGTGCGCATCTACGATTTTAATAAGCAGGAAACGACGGTTATCAGGGCTGCTCCAGCCTCGGAGCAGCCACAGCATCCCAACAGCTCCACCTCATCGTCCATGGAGTCCGCACAGAGTGCTTCGCCTTCTGTGTCCTCCATCGACTCATCTGTCTCGAAGAAACGGGAACGACCTGTGGTCCTCCAGTTTGGGCCGGGGGACTCGGCGCCCACCATAGGTTCCCCTGCCAGTACACCCACTCGGGGATCCACACCTCCAGCTTTCAGATTTTTGCAGCCCAAACGCCGCCTCATCGATCCCAGTCAGGTTCTGTCAGTCGACGAAGATGATGTG CCGGAACCACCCACTCCTGCGGCGGAGAGGCCGGTCATCGAAGTTGAATTGGGCCATGCCATGCCATCCGTGAAGGCTCTGGCCCAGGCGTTCCTCCTGACCAGCAAGCACACGCAACCCCAGCGCAGGTGGCGGCAG GTAAGACTCGCTGCCCCGCCAGATGCACCCAATAAGCCAGGGACCTCATTGCCTAAACGTCACAGACTGGAGCACGCTGTCTCCATGGCTGAGGTAGCGGATGAGTCCACGATTGCCTCGGACCTTTCATCGCTCGAAAC cGATCCATCTTTACACTCCGAGGGCAATCCACCCATAGCCTCGCCAGCGAGTCCTGTGCCCGTGCGGCACGGCTTCCTCCGGAGCAATATTGCTTTCTTTGAGAATTTAAAGTTCAAGTGA
- the LOC108078114 gene encoding uncharacterized protein isoform X3: MRPYISLMELPINRPGSGNLLLGLTSVVGLIGGAYLLQCGAQCLVGKLANKKWRKEETSEDHSCNVCCADLDLSSAKNYVTCRTCGKSVCRGLKCADWRPKDASWECQLCQSSKESLAHTSSWVAEQMSFNQHKFVYPMRARSEVYIPIVGNDGNDSSMQFESVSQIGLPANSDERAKIREYVEEIVAEMLGGNLDHIKVGQLSKSENYLQLFDKFHAKLSNLLINVENGLCARALKGDLPAIVNGHHNGTGNGNHNNNNNNNNNGDSELADISQTRLRSLIETIIAETLRSSSLSASGAVSEISLDTRSQLGASELANGNGLKRRHRTEHYFEPKIYQDLLATAVLNKIADKEGNTRLLAESTPDLSGRHIDENFNAEALSTTSGSSIEPRSDCSLTDHEIGLDNGKSQSLQADLERESVLSDYIAAHMVPLPDFSASVTESEEDIGSISSSMIGDGNWEDNWLFKKKRSSVTPSSTGMLVPAPKENIRAQIGDKTADEVSDLSEMGSDAEDSSLDLLRSNDLNDRLLSKHLIGGQNTKLVLDELVDRTSLTSHTLPEEHEPAFTETTNAFVVSPPAVPSVAPPPMIFQDDSLNEELTHTPIADQLSTESHYSDDSEPSTACETFNGDGDSEQEFVSQTVLVLDEHRSQNTNTNSNSTLHSNLHRPLTLTNNPPSGSRRTNGKLTNGSLKWSGSYTTDLSHGGPPAAPQDGVAAEDDDVVLLRRFVPGSIAEREVKKWYNAVEMPNNPYAPEALKQRISGTQERYMDVPNISPSAEQKALASALTENTDPPSPQTDYKRYSRDYYINNAPKDSTGVVRATAASSFVDQRRSAGEDVEDIVINEAQKASQAATEQDQPLESVYKALPVQVLDESLDSQSNPSLHSLQTTTTTTSDESDTVRIYDFNKQETTVIRAAPASEQPQHPNSSTSSSMESAQSASPSVSSIDSSVSKKRERPVVLQFGPGDSAPTIGSPASTPTRGSTPPAFRFLQPKRRLIDPSQVLSVDEDDVPEPPTPAAERPVIEVELGHAMPSVKALAQAFLLTSKHTQPQRRWRQVRLAAPPDAPNKPGTSLPKRHRLEHAVSMAEVADESTIASDLSSLETDPSLHSEGNPPIASPASPVPVRHGFLRSNIAFFENLKFK; the protein is encoded by the exons ATGCGCCCCTATATCTCTCTCATGGAGCTGCCAATCAATCGACCGGGAAGCGGGAACCTGCTGCTGGGTCTCACATCCGTGGTGGGCCTCATCGGAGGAGCCTACCTGCTGCAGTGTGGCGCCCAGTGCCTCGTGGG TAAACTAGCCAATAAGAAGTGGAGGAAGGAGGAGACCAGCGAGGATCACAGCTGCAACGTCTGCTGTGCAGACTTGGATCTGAGCAGTGCCAAAAA CTACGTGACATGTCGCACCTGCGGAAAGTCCGTCTGTCGGGGACTCAAGTGCGCCGACTGGCGGCCCAAGGACGCCTCGTGGGAGTGCCAGCTGTGCCAGAGCTCCAAGGAGTCTCTGGCGCACACCTCCTCATGGGTGGCCGAGCAAATGTCCTTCAATCAACACAAGTTCGTCTATCCGATGAGGGCCAGGAGCGAGGTCTACATACCCATTGTGGGAAACGACGGCAACGACAGCAGCATGC AATTCGAGAGCGTTAGCCAGATCGGATTGCCTGCCAACTCGGATGAGAGGGCCAAGATACGCGAGTATGTGGAGGAGATTGTGGCCGAGATGCTGGGGGGCAATCTGGACCACATCAAAGTGGGCCAGCTGTCCAAGAGCGAGAACT ACTTGCAACTCTTCGATAAATTCCATGCCAAGCTGAGTAACCTGCTTATCAACGTGGAGAACGGTTTGTGCGCGCGTGCGCTCAAGGGAG ATCTGCCGGCCATCGTGAATGGCCATCACAATGGTACCGGGAATGGTAaccataataataacaataacaacaataacaatggcGACTCCGAGCTGGCGGACATCTCGCAGACCCGACTACGCAGTCTCATAGAGACCATCATAGCGGAGACCCTGCGGAGCTCGTCCCTGAGTGCCAGCGGTGCCGTCTCAGAGATCAGCCTTGATACGCGCTCCCAACTGGGAGCCTCGGAGCTGGCCAATGGGAATGGCCTAAAGCGACGCCATCGCACGGAGCACTACTTCGAGCCGAAGATCTACCAGGATCTGCTGGCCACTGCGGTGCTTAATAAG ATTGCGGATAAGGAAGGGAATACAAGGCTTTTGGCAGAGAGCACGCCGGACTTGAGTGGTCGCCACATTGACGAGAATTTCAATGCCGAGGCGCTGAGCACTACGTCCGGAAGTTCAATAGAACCACGCAGCGATTGCAGCCTTACTGATCATGAAATCGGACTGGAT AATGGCAAATCCCAATCCCTGCAGGCCGATTTGGAGAGGGAATCTGTCCTCAGTGATTATATAGCCGCGCACATGGTGCCACTACCTGACTTTTCAGCTTCCGTTACCGAGTCCGAGGAAG ATATTGGATCCATCTCCTCGAGCATGATCGGAGACGGAAACTGGGAGGACAACTGGCTCTTTAAAAAGAAGCGCAGCTCGGTCACTCCAAGCAGCACTGGCATGCTTGTGCCGGCACCCAAAGAGAATATCCGGGCCCAGATTGGTGACAAGACCGCTGACGAGGTTAGCGATCTGTCCGAGATGGGCTCAGATGCTGAGGACAGTTCTCTTGACCTGTTGCGCAGCAACGACCTTAATGATCGTCTGCTGAGCAAACACCTGATTGGTGGTCAAAACACAAAGCTTGTCCTAGACGAGCTGGTGGATCGCACCAGCCTCACATCCCACACATTGCCAGAGGAGCACGAGCCGGCGTTTACGGAGACAACTAACGCATTTGTGGTGTCTCCACCAGCCGTGCCATCCGTCGCGCCACCTCCCATGATATTCCAGGATGATTCTTTAAATGAGGAGTTAACTCACACTCCCATTGCAG ATCAATTAAGTACAGAGTCGCATTATAGCGACGACAGTGAGCCCTCCACTGCCTGCGAGACCTTCAACGGAGATGGTGACTCAGAGCAGGAGTTTGTTAGTCAGACGGTTTTAGTCCTGGACGAGCATCGGTCCCAGAATACTAACACTAACTCTAACAGCACCCTGCACTCTAACTTGCATCGTCCCCTAACCCTAACTAACAACCCTCCTTCGGGTAGCAGACGCACTAACGGAAAACTAACAAATGGTTCCCTAAAATGGTCCGGTAGCTACACTACCGACCTGTCACACGGTGGCCCACCGGCTGCCCCACAAGACGGTGTTGCCGCCGAAGATGATGATGTTGTACTCTTGCGGCGATTTGTGCCAG GTTCAATTGCCGAGCGCGAGGTGAAGAAATGGTACAATGCCGTCGAAATGCCAAACAACCCATACGCTCCCGAGGCCCTGAAGCAGCGCATCAGTGGTACGCAAGAGCGGTACATGGACGTGCCAAATATCAGTCCCAGTGCAGAGCAAAAGGCTCTGGCCTCAGCACTCACTGAAAACACGGACCCTCCGTCGCCCCAAACGGATTACAAGCG GTACAGCCGCGACTACTACATAAATAACGCCCCCAAAGACAGCACGGGAGTTGTGAGGGCCACTGCCGCCAGCTCCTTTGTGGATCAGCGGCGAAGCGCTGGTGAGGACGTCGAGGACATCGTGATCAACGAG GCTCAAAAAGCAAGCCAGGCTGCCACAGAGCAGGACCAGCCACTGGAGTCGGTGTATAAAGCCTTGCCAGTTCAGGTCCTGGACGAGTCCTTAGACTCCCAGTCGAATCCCTCGTTGCACTCGCTGCAAACGACGACCACTACAACCAGCGATGAGTCCGACACGGTGCGCATCTACGATTTTAATAAGCAGGAAACGACGGTTATCAGGGCTGCTCCAGCCTCGGAGCAGCCACAGCATCCCAACAGCTCCACCTCATCGTCCATGGAGTCCGCACAGAGTGCTTCGCCTTCTGTGTCCTCCATCGACTCATCTGTCTCGAAGAAACGGGAACGACCTGTGGTCCTCCAGTTTGGGCCGGGGGACTCGGCGCCCACCATAGGTTCCCCTGCCAGTACACCCACTCGGGGATCCACACCTCCAGCTTTCAGATTTTTGCAGCCCAAACGCCGCCTCATCGATCCCAGTCAGGTTCTGTCAGTCGACGAAGATGATGTG CCGGAACCACCCACTCCTGCGGCGGAGAGGCCGGTCATCGAAGTTGAATTGGGCCATGCCATGCCATCCGTGAAGGCTCTGGCCCAGGCGTTCCTCCTGACCAGCAAGCACACGCAACCCCAGCGCAGGTGGCGGCAG GTAAGACTCGCTGCCCCGCCAGATGCACCCAATAAGCCAGGGACCTCATTGCCTAAACGTCACAGACTGGAGCACGCTGTCTCCATGGCTGAGGTAGCGGATGAGTCCACGATTGCCTCGGACCTTTCATCGCTCGAAAC cGATCCATCTTTACACTCCGAGGGCAATCCACCCATAGCCTCGCCAGCGAGTCCTGTGCCCGTGCGGCACGGCTTCCTCCGGAGCAATATTGCTTTCTTTGAGAATTTAAAGTTCAAGTGA